One genomic region from Bubalus bubalis isolate 160015118507 breed Murrah chromosome 12, NDDB_SH_1, whole genome shotgun sequence encodes:
- the TDRD15 gene encoding tudor domain-containing protein 15 isoform X2 produces the protein MKSLFMLLSDLPEDLQTVPQEHIIPGSSCLFKYESEDQWNRVEISEVSDQNLLLILIDYGFSVYIHYSDIKNLKVVPEELLNLPRLSYPCILHGILPAEGRHWNEEAKRFFQDFLSKPGLVFQFREYSFETKLKVDIIHEKNNLADVLVASGLAIYSKDSAHLDTVTTTGSIEVQYKSESKPICQLLDQNNYKIENINCTRTEKQVLKNQKTIKRKDVYKHLLRKSHIRRLQSGNSVLRRKKVDTGKHNPRNTITFDTCATASFWELPNGLKNNTNCTETIFAKLSEGLQENNTVDLRTTGKALHVNEVMVSKHLKDLQGERCCT, from the coding sequence ATGAAATCTCTCTTTATGTTGCTTTCTGATCTACCAGAAGACTTACAAACAGTGCCTCAAGAGCATATAATTCCCGGTTCTAGTTGTTTGTTCAAATATGAATCGGAAGATCAGTGGAATAGAGTAGAAATTTCCGAAGTCTCTGATCAGAATTTACTTCTTATATTGATTGACTATGGATTTTCTGTTTACATACATTATTCAGATATAAAAAATCTTAAAGTTGTTCCTGAAGAACTTCTGAATTTGCCGAGGCTAAGTTACCCTTGCATCTTACATGGTATCTTACCTGCTGAAGGGAGACATTGGAATGAAGAAGCCAAAAGATTTTTTCAAGATTTCCTGAGTAAACCAGGCTTAGTGTTTCAGTTTAGGGAATACAGTTTTGAAACAAAACTGAAGGTAGACATCATTCATGAGAAAAACAATTTGGCAGACGTGTTAGTTGCCTCTGGTCTTGCAATTTATTCTAAAGATTCAGCTCATCTCGACACAGTTACTACGACTGGATCTATTGAAGTCCAATATAAGTCAGAGAGTAAGCCTATATGCCAATTGTTAGatcaaaataattacaaaatagaaaatataaattgtacACGCACTGAGAAGCAAGTgctaaaaaatcagaaaactataaaaaggaaagacGTCTATAAACACCTCTTAAGGAAAAGCCATATTAGAAGATTACAGTCTGGAAACTCAGTACTGAGGAGGAAGAAGGTTGATACTGGAAAACATAATCCCCGAAATACCATTACATTTGATACATGTGCAACAGCTTCATTTTGGGAGCTACCTAATGGTTTGAAGAATAACACCAATTGCACTGAAACCATTTTTGCAAAGCTAAGTGAAGGATTGCAGGAAAATAATACAGTGGACTTAAGAACAACAGGAAAAGCACTGCATGTTAATGAAGTAATGGTATCAAAACATTTGAAAG
- the TDRD15 gene encoding tudor domain-containing protein 15 isoform X1, producing MKSLFMLLSDLPEDLQTVPQEHIIPGSSCLFKYESEDQWNRVEISEVSDQNLLLILIDYGFSVYIHYSDIKNLKVVPEELLNLPRLSYPCILHGILPAEGRHWNEEAKRFFQDFLSKPGLVFQFREYSFETKLKVDIIHEKNNLADVLVASGLAIYSKDSAHLDTVTTTGSIEVQYKSESKPICQLLDQNNYKIENINCTRTEKQVLKNQKTIKRKDVYKHLLRKSHIRRLQSGNSVLRRKKVDTGKHNPRNTITFDTCATASFWELPNGLKNNTNCTETIFAKLSEGLQENNTVDLRTTGKALHVNEVMVSKHLKVHSCWLVKRLKTMIGTSPFIC from the coding sequence ATGAAATCTCTCTTTATGTTGCTTTCTGATCTACCAGAAGACTTACAAACAGTGCCTCAAGAGCATATAATTCCCGGTTCTAGTTGTTTGTTCAAATATGAATCGGAAGATCAGTGGAATAGAGTAGAAATTTCCGAAGTCTCTGATCAGAATTTACTTCTTATATTGATTGACTATGGATTTTCTGTTTACATACATTATTCAGATATAAAAAATCTTAAAGTTGTTCCTGAAGAACTTCTGAATTTGCCGAGGCTAAGTTACCCTTGCATCTTACATGGTATCTTACCTGCTGAAGGGAGACATTGGAATGAAGAAGCCAAAAGATTTTTTCAAGATTTCCTGAGTAAACCAGGCTTAGTGTTTCAGTTTAGGGAATACAGTTTTGAAACAAAACTGAAGGTAGACATCATTCATGAGAAAAACAATTTGGCAGACGTGTTAGTTGCCTCTGGTCTTGCAATTTATTCTAAAGATTCAGCTCATCTCGACACAGTTACTACGACTGGATCTATTGAAGTCCAATATAAGTCAGAGAGTAAGCCTATATGCCAATTGTTAGatcaaaataattacaaaatagaaaatataaattgtacACGCACTGAGAAGCAAGTgctaaaaaatcagaaaactataaaaaggaaagacGTCTATAAACACCTCTTAAGGAAAAGCCATATTAGAAGATTACAGTCTGGAAACTCAGTACTGAGGAGGAAGAAGGTTGATACTGGAAAACATAATCCCCGAAATACCATTACATTTGATACATGTGCAACAGCTTCATTTTGGGAGCTACCTAATGGTTTGAAGAATAACACCAATTGCACTGAAACCATTTTTGCAAAGCTAAGTGAAGGATTGCAGGAAAATAATACAGTGGACTTAAGAACAACAGGAAAAGCACTGCATGTTAATGAAGTAATGGTATCAAAACATTTGAAAG